TGAAGGGATCCAGCACCAGGTCGCCTTTATAAGTGTAGAGTTTGATCAGCCGGCTGGGCAACTCCAGCGGGAAGGGGGCGGGGTGGCCGACCTTCTTGGCCGATACCGTCGGAAACTCCCAGATCGATTTCGTGTACGTCACGAACTCCTCGGGCGTCAGGTCGGTCTCGCCCCGGTGCCCCATGCGCCAGTCTTCCTTGGAGAAGACCAGGATGTACTCGTGCAGGTCACGCAGGGTCGGGTTGGACGGACTGCACCAGGACCCCCAGGCGGTGGAGACGCCCACGGACGCGCCCTTGTTCCAGATGATCTCGCCCCGCATCTGGAAGCCCAGCCGGATCATCTGAAGCGTGATGTACGCGTGCAGGGGCAGGTAGGGCTTCCGGTCGACCCCGGCCACGTTGATCGCGATGCGGCCGCCCGGCGCCAGGACGCGGTAGCACTCCCGCCACACCTGCTCCAGCAGGTCCAGGTACTCCTCCATCGAGAGGCAGTCGTCGTGGGTGGCGTAGTTCTTGCCGACGTTATAAGGCGGTGAGGTGACGACCAGGTCCACCACCCCGTCGGGGATGAAGCTCATGTTGCGGGCATCAGCGTTGTAGATCCGATTGGCGAACATGCACCGGCCTCCCGTCATCCTCCGACCGGCGGGTCGGGGCGATCGAATACGAACGTCTGCAATGGTTCTGCCTGGTATTATTTCGCGCCGCGGCGCGAAACTCCTCCTAATCATTGGCGCGCATTGCAAAGGATATGCAGACGCCCGTCGCCCGAAGCCCGCAGGGCAGCAAAAGACCGGGGGATCGCTCCCCCGGTCGGATGCCCCGTGCAGCCCTTACAACAAGATCTCGCCGATGTCGCCGTCCTTGATGCCGGCGGCATTGGCTTCGTCGGTGTCGATGTGCATCTCCAGCGCCATGTCCTCCCGCGCCCGGATGACGACGTCGTCAAACGTGAGCGGGCGGGTGCCGCGGGTCTTCACCCGGACGACCTGGCCGTCGGTCACGCCGTACCTCTCGGCGTCAGCAGGCGTCATGTGGATGTGCCGCTGGGCGACGATCACGCCCTCGGTCAGCTCGACACGGCCCTTCGGCCCCTCGAGCACGATCCCCGGCGTGCCGGCGATGTTCCCGCTGAGCCGCACCACCGCAGGCACCCCGAGGGTGCGCGCGTCGGTGGCCGAAATCTCCAGCTGAGACTTGCCCCGCACGGGGCCCAGAACCCGGACGCGCGGGAAGGAGCCCTTGGGCCCGATCACCGCGACGGTCTCCTCCGCCGCGAACTGCCCGGGCTGTACCAGATGCTTCTTCACGGTCAGCTGATAGCCCGGCCCGAACAGCACTTCCAGGTGTTCGGGGCTGAGGTGTACGTGCCGGGCGCTGACGTTGATGACCACTGTGCGTGCTTCAGCCATGACGAAATCCCTACCTTCTGCGTTACCTCGATCCGTGCGCGGAGTCGGATGCCATTGGTTTCGCCACTCTCCCCGACTCTCCTGCCCCCAACAGGTTTCCCGGAAGGGCGCCCTTTCACCCGGGAGCTCGCGCCGCAGCCGCTCGCCCGCCCCAGGCCCGGTCACGCCTGGGGGCGGCGCCCCCGCACCCGGCGGAGGCGCCGCCCTGCAAAGCCGGGTCCGGTCACTCCCCGGCCCCGTCCTGCTGCGTCAGGGCGGCCACGTACCGGGCGACCGGCGTGCCCTGGGCGTTGGTGCCCAACACCCGCCAGGCCGGCTGCAGGTAGACCGTCCCGTCGCCCACGCTGCGGACCCAGACCAGCTCCGCCCGCCGGAAGCTGCCGCCACGGCTCTCGGCCATCTCCACGGCCTGGCGCTCGCTCACGAACTCCGTGTAGGTCGCGTGAATGGTCACGCCCGACGGCACGTACGCCTTCGCCCGGACCACCGTGCCGG
The nucleotide sequence above comes from Symbiobacterium thermophilum IAM 14863. Encoded proteins:
- a CDS encoding DNA-methyltransferase, whose product is MFANRIYNADARNMSFIPDGVVDLVVTSPPYNVGKNYATHDDCLSMEEYLDLLEQVWRECYRVLAPGGRIAINVAGVDRKPYLPLHAYITLQMIRLGFQMRGEIIWNKGASVGVSTAWGSWCSPSNPTLRDLHEYILVFSKEDWRMGHRGETDLTPEEFVTYTKSIWEFPTVSAKKVGHPAPFPLELPSRLIKLYTYKGDLVLDPFNGSGTTCQAAALLGRRWIGVDIDPGYCALAEKNMRTLVDGAGGAGLGAASGVAGA
- the pduL gene encoding phosphate propanoyltransferase, giving the protein MAEARTVVINVSARHVHLSPEHLEVLFGPGYQLTVKKHLVQPGQFAAEETVAVIGPKGSFPRVRVLGPVRGKSQLEISATDARTLGVPAVVRLSGNIAGTPGIVLEGPKGRVELTEGVIVAQRHIHMTPADAERYGVTDGQVVRVKTRGTRPLTFDDVVIRAREDMALEMHIDTDEANAAGIKDGDIGEILL